The following is a genomic window from Streptomyces chrestomyceticus JCM 4735.
GTCGGCGCCGCCCGCGCCGCTCTCCAGCGTCTGGAAGCGGGCCAGAAGATTCTCTGATTCCTGTACGCGATCTAGCTACGGCCGGCCCACCCCCTACTCCCCCACCACGCCTCCTCCCACTCCGACTCCGAATCCTCCGGACGGTGCTCGGCGCTCGACAGACGGGGCGCCCCGGACGCCCGCTCCTGCTCCGCGGCCGCCTCCGTCTGCTCCAGGATCCGGCCGCGGAACTCGTAGCCGCGAGGCGCCGCGGCGGCCGCCACCTGCTGGAGTGCGGGGCCGGTCAGCCAGTCGGGCGCCCGCCGGCGGAACATCTCGTGGTGCGAACCGGACGCCACCACGCGGTACCCGTACTCCGCACCGAACGTGGCATTGGCCGCGCCGAACGCCATCGCACAGGCGCCGCACGCCTTCTTGACGCCGCCCATCGACACACCCTTGACCTTGCCCTCGCCCAGCGGCCACGGGTTCTTCCGCCAGTACGCGATCTGCTCGCCGAGCAGCGTCATCTCACCGTGTACGGAAGCTTCCTTCTTGTCGTGCACGGGGCCGCCGTTCCAGGTGCCCCGCGACGACCGCAGCGCCTTCGTGGTGACCCCGAGGTCCGTATCGTCCCGGTGCGCCGCCTCGTAGTCCCCGGAGCGCGCCGCCCGCAACTTGATCTGATCCTTGCGGCGGCGCGGGTCGTCCGACAGCGGCGCGGCCGGGTTCATCGCGGCGTCCACCGAAGCGAGCCCGTCGTCTGTTTCGTCTCGGACAGCTTCTTCTGTCCCGAGTTGGAGGAGTACCGCAGCCCTTCGTCCGGGACATGCGTGACCGCCACGTGCGGCGTCTTCCAGGCGTTCGGTGCGTGGGCCTCCCGCGCCAGTCGGTCCTGCATCCGCAGGTTCGCCGACCTGGTGCCCTCCTTGCTCGGCTTCACCTGCTGGTAGCGCGGCCCGTCGTACTCCTCGTGGTCCTTACGGTCCCTCTCGTCCGCCGCCCGCTGCACCTGTGGCGTCTCGACCCCGGTCGGCGCCTGTGGCCCGGGCGCCGTCTCGACCACCGGCGGGGCCTGCGCCATGACCCGGGTCGCGTTCTCCTCGGCGTCGCGCTCGAAACGGTCGCCGGGGTCCGACATCCGGAGCCCTGTGCCATTGTCGGTGCCTGCCACCGGGCCCTGCCGCTGCTGGATCACATGCGTCAGCTCGTGCGCCAGGGTGTGCTTGTCGCCGCCCCCCTCACCGAGGACGACATGGTTGCCCGAGGTGTACGCACGCGCCCCGATCTCCCCGGCCGAACGCCGCGCCGCCGCGTCCCGGTGCACCCGTACACCGGAGAAG
Proteins encoded in this region:
- a CDS encoding DUF4157 domain-containing protein — protein: MEARLGVDFSGVRVHRDAAARRSAGEIGARAYTSGNHVVLGEGGGDKHTLAHELTHVIQQRQGPVAGTDNGTGLRMSDPGDRFERDAEENATRVMAQAPPVVETAPGPQAPTGVETPQVQRAADERDRKDHEEYDGPRYQQVKPSKEGTRSANLRMQDRLAREAHAPNAWKTPHVAVTHVPDEGLRYSSNSGQKKLSETKQTTGSLRWTPR